In the genome of Methylophaga nitratireducenticrescens, one region contains:
- a CDS encoding SDR family NAD(P)-dependent oxidoreductase, with amino-acid sequence MDLQLNNKTAFISGSTAGIGFSIAKALADEGANVIVNGRSEASVKQAIDSLKSTAKGNVDGFAGDLSVAAEAEKLTKQFPEVDILINNLGIFEPVPFEEIADEDWRRFFDVNVLSGVRLTRAYLPAMKQQNWGRVIFISSESGVQIPHEMIHYGMTKAAQIAIARGLAEQVAGTNITVNSVLPGPTSSRGVETFVNELAVKEGQSIEAFEKDFFEHVRPTSLIKRFATTDEVASMVCYLSSPLASATTGAAVRVDGGVIKSAF; translated from the coding sequence ATGGATCTGCAACTGAACAATAAAACAGCTTTTATAAGTGGCAGTACAGCGGGCATTGGTTTTTCCATTGCCAAAGCACTGGCCGATGAAGGAGCGAATGTTATCGTCAACGGTCGTTCTGAAGCCTCAGTTAAACAGGCTATTGACTCCCTGAAATCTACAGCTAAAGGTAACGTAGATGGATTTGCAGGGGATCTTTCGGTAGCGGCTGAAGCCGAGAAACTGACAAAGCAGTTCCCCGAAGTCGATATTCTGATTAATAATCTGGGTATCTTCGAGCCTGTGCCGTTTGAAGAAATAGCGGATGAAGACTGGCGACGTTTTTTTGATGTAAATGTGCTCAGTGGCGTGCGTTTAACGAGAGCGTATCTGCCCGCTATGAAACAACAAAACTGGGGTCGGGTGATTTTCATCTCCAGTGAAAGCGGGGTGCAGATCCCCCATGAAATGATTCATTACGGTATGACCAAAGCTGCGCAGATTGCTATTGCTCGTGGTCTGGCTGAACAGGTTGCCGGTACTAATATCACCGTTAATTCTGTATTGCCGGGGCCGACCAGTTCACGCGGTGTCGAAACCTTTGTCAACGAGCTGGCCGTTAAAGAAGGCCAAAGCATCGAAGCATTTGAAAAAGACTTTTTTGAACACGTCAGACCGACTTCTCTGATTAAACGTTTTGCCACCACCGATGAAGTTGCCTCGATGGTCTGTTATCTCTCCAGTCCATTAGCATCAGCAACCACGGGTGCAGCTGTTCGTGTAGATGGTGGGGTTATTAAAAGCGCTTTCTAA
- a CDS encoding 23S rRNA (adenine(2030)-N(6))-methyltransferase RlmJ has product MLSYRHSFHAGNFADVLKHIVLIEILQHLGKKDKAFDYIDTHAGAGLYHLASVHAEKLQEYQDGIAKLTRSDWPELATYFAVIDAVNTTKALEYYPGSPFIALHCIRHQDRAWLYELHPDDAGLLLQNTQKVKRARVMREDGLKGLLSLLPPVSRRGLVLIDPSYEIKSDYDLVFQTVEKAYAKFPTGTYAIWYPVVERSRILRLEKQFINSGIKNIQRFELAITADSDERGMTSSGMIVINPPWQLIDTMNQLLPKLLNVLAVDASAFHKSEVLVAE; this is encoded by the coding sequence TTGCTAAGCTACCGCCACTCATTTCATGCTGGCAATTTTGCCGATGTACTTAAACATATCGTGCTGATTGAAATTTTGCAGCACCTTGGTAAAAAAGATAAAGCCTTTGATTACATAGACACCCATGCTGGTGCGGGGCTTTATCATCTGGCTTCAGTGCATGCGGAAAAACTTCAGGAATATCAAGATGGTATTGCTAAATTAACCCGTTCTGACTGGCCGGAATTGGCTACATATTTTGCTGTAATTGATGCGGTGAATACCACAAAAGCGCTGGAATATTATCCCGGTTCCCCATTTATTGCTTTGCACTGTATACGACATCAGGATCGTGCCTGGTTATATGAGTTACATCCGGATGATGCGGGTCTGCTATTGCAAAACACCCAGAAGGTAAAGCGGGCTCGGGTTATGCGTGAAGATGGTTTAAAAGGCCTGTTGTCGTTATTACCGCCTGTATCAAGACGTGGGCTGGTGCTGATTGATCCATCTTATGAAATCAAATCTGATTACGATTTAGTGTTTCAGACCGTCGAAAAAGCTTATGCAAAATTCCCAACCGGTACTTATGCAATCTGGTATCCGGTAGTAGAGCGCAGCAGAATTCTGCGGCTGGAAAAACAGTTTATTAACAGTGGTATTAAAAACATTCAACGCTTTGAGCTCGCCATTACAGCTGATTCGGATGAACGTGGGATGACCTCTTCCGGCATGATAGTGATTAATCCGCCCTGGCAATTAATCGACACCATGAACCAATTGCTGCCCAAACTGCTTAACGTGCTGGCAGTTGATGCAAGTGCCTTTCATAAATCTGAAGTGCTGGTGGCAGAATAA
- a CDS encoding HDOD domain-containing protein: protein MSQQDQLYTTIINDLQKGKLVLPTLPEVALKVREVANNPDVSAAQLAEVITTDAALTARLIKVANSPLYRGRVEVESVQTAVSRLGISMVRNLVTSLVMEQMFRPTNKKLEKRMRDLWQHSIEVAAASQVIASKQPHIANDEAMLAGLIHEIGALPILMKAADTPELLDDTRRLDTLIDNLYPKIGEAILRSWDFPENLVTVAAEHANLNRNSQNGPDLTDVVQVANLQSYFNTNKALAPNTRDKVLAFRKLGIDTGISVVELDENSEEYAAALALFQNI from the coding sequence ATGAGTCAACAAGACCAATTGTACACGACGATCATTAATGATCTCCAAAAAGGAAAACTGGTACTACCCACACTGCCTGAGGTTGCCCTCAAGGTTCGTGAAGTTGCCAATAATCCGGATGTTTCTGCAGCACAGCTTGCTGAGGTCATTACGACCGATGCAGCCTTAACTGCTCGTCTGATTAAAGTCGCAAACAGTCCGCTTTACCGAGGCCGAGTTGAGGTCGAATCGGTTCAGACGGCTGTTTCTCGACTGGGTATTTCTATGGTTCGCAACCTGGTGACCAGTTTGGTGATGGAACAGATGTTCCGTCCGACCAATAAAAAGCTGGAAAAACGTATGCGAGACCTGTGGCAACACAGTATCGAAGTTGCTGCCGCAAGTCAGGTCATTGCTTCCAAGCAGCCTCATATTGCAAACGATGAAGCAATGCTTGCAGGCTTGATACATGAAATAGGTGCGCTGCCTATCCTGATGAAGGCTGCCGACACTCCTGAGCTACTGGATGATACTCGCCGGCTGGATACGCTGATTGACAACCTCTACCCCAAAATTGGCGAAGCTATTTTGCGCAGTTGGGATTTTCCGGAAAATCTCGTTACTGTTGCCGCAGAACATGCCAATCTGAATCGTAATAGCCAAAATGGTCCCGATCTGACAGACGTGGTACAGGTTGCTAACCTGCAAAGCTATTTCAACACTAATAAAGCGCTGGCCCCCAATACCCGAGATAAAGTTCTCGCTTTCCGTAAGCTTGGCATTGACACTGGCATCAGTGTGGTGGAGCTGGATGAAAATAGTGAAGAATATGCCGCAGCTCTAGCGCTTTTCCAGAATATATAA
- a CDS encoding YbfB/YjiJ family MFS transporter encodes MSKQWLPLSPRHQVILAGICALILTVGIARFAYTPFLPIMLNETSLDTLSGGWLATFNYIGYLSGVVLISFLTSLKTKFLFYRINLILAVLSTVLMVVTTDMVLWSILRFIGGLSSTAGIILAAGFVMGWLKQNGYKSALGIHFSGLGFGIAIPGLVIVLITPYFNWAEQWLIMGVFGILFFLPAWYLMPAPATQQAPTADFAAPNNKWMRLMIAAYACAGVGYVISATFIVAILEGMPSLSGHSNLIWVMLGVAAIPSCIIWDKVAERIGETRAIIAAYSIILLSILIPLFSESLLFNVIGALLFGATFAGIVSLMLVYVGHKFPHNPAKAMAKLTISYGIAQLIAPALAGYLSTLTGNYLSALWMAAAVMVTGIFFVWRIQQFEENTQLKSANL; translated from the coding sequence ATGAGCAAACAATGGCTTCCACTCTCTCCTCGACATCAGGTCATTCTGGCTGGGATCTGTGCTTTGATTTTAACCGTCGGTATTGCCCGTTTTGCCTACACGCCTTTTTTGCCCATCATGTTAAATGAAACCTCACTGGATACATTAAGCGGAGGTTGGCTGGCTACATTTAATTACATTGGTTATTTGTCAGGTGTGGTGTTGATCTCATTTTTAACCAGCCTCAAAACCAAATTTCTGTTTTACCGAATCAACCTGATTCTGGCGGTGTTAAGCACCGTATTAATGGTCGTTACCACTGATATGGTTTTATGGAGCATTTTGCGGTTTATTGGTGGGCTGAGCAGTACTGCCGGAATAATTCTGGCAGCAGGATTTGTGATGGGCTGGCTGAAACAAAATGGTTACAAATCGGCATTAGGTATCCATTTTTCCGGTTTGGGGTTCGGTATTGCGATTCCCGGACTCGTCATTGTTTTGATAACACCCTATTTCAATTGGGCTGAGCAATGGCTGATTATGGGAGTTTTCGGTATTTTGTTTTTCCTGCCCGCCTGGTATCTGATGCCAGCACCTGCAACACAACAGGCTCCCACTGCTGATTTTGCAGCGCCCAACAATAAATGGATGCGGTTAATGATTGCTGCTTACGCCTGTGCAGGGGTGGGTTATGTGATTAGCGCGACATTTATCGTAGCGATTCTTGAAGGAATGCCCAGCTTGTCGGGACACAGCAATCTTATCTGGGTGATGCTGGGTGTTGCGGCCATCCCATCCTGCATTATCTGGGACAAAGTGGCTGAGCGCATTGGTGAGACAAGGGCCATCATCGCCGCTTATTCGATTATATTGCTTTCTATCCTGATTCCCTTATTCAGTGAATCCTTGCTGTTTAACGTAATTGGCGCGTTGTTATTTGGTGCCACCTTTGCCGGAATTGTCAGCCTGATGCTGGTCTATGTCGGCCATAAATTTCCTCATAACCCCGCCAAAGCCATGGCAAAACTAACGATAAGTTATGGTATTGCTCAACTTATCGCCCCTGCTTTGGCGGGTTATTTATCCACGCTGACCGGGAATTATCTTTCAGCATTGTGGATGGCAGCAGCGGTTATGGTCACCGGCATTTTCTTTGTCTGGCGGATCCAACAATTTGAAGAAAATACCCAGCTCAAATCAGCAAACCTGTGA
- the dsbG gene encoding thiol:disulfide interchange protein DsbG, which produces MKKIIVPVVLLVLGFGSYFALAEQQEPEVISYIKQQGVTIIDSFETPAGLTGYAASIEGQPLSIYLTEDKKYAVIGNLINAEGEDLGEQAMYELISAPQNEKVWQKLEQARWIQDGQETAQKIIYTFTDPYCPYCQRLREMADPYIVKGEVQLRHIIVGILQEDSIKKAAAILGADSPEQALQQHIQHADETSADLNEAALTNGELLVEKNNQLMEQLGFMATPTSVYKDEKGHVRLIEGMPMRDDIDKLFEQ; this is translated from the coding sequence ATGAAGAAAATAATCGTCCCTGTAGTGTTATTGGTTCTCGGATTTGGCAGCTATTTTGCGCTAGCCGAACAACAGGAACCTGAAGTCATCAGCTACATCAAACAACAGGGAGTGACCATCATTGACAGCTTTGAAACCCCTGCGGGTTTAACAGGTTATGCCGCAAGTATAGAAGGGCAGCCGCTGAGTATTTATCTGACAGAAGATAAAAAATATGCGGTGATTGGAAACCTGATTAATGCCGAGGGTGAGGATCTGGGCGAGCAGGCCATGTATGAGCTGATTAGTGCTCCGCAGAATGAAAAGGTCTGGCAAAAACTGGAACAGGCTAGATGGATTCAGGATGGTCAGGAGACTGCCCAGAAAATCATTTATACCTTTACTGATCCCTATTGCCCCTATTGCCAGCGTTTACGTGAAATGGCCGATCCCTATATTGTTAAAGGCGAGGTGCAGTTGCGTCACATCATAGTGGGTATCCTGCAGGAAGACAGTATCAAAAAAGCGGCTGCTATTTTAGGGGCTGATTCGCCAGAACAGGCTTTGCAACAGCATATTCAACATGCTGATGAAACATCAGCCGATTTGAATGAAGCGGCGTTAACTAACGGAGAGTTGCTGGTAGAGAAAAATAATCAGCTGATGGAACAGCTGGGGTTTATGGCAACGCCGACCAGCGTTTATAAGGATGAAAAAGGTCATGTGCGGCTGATTGAAGGCATGCCGATGCGTGATGATATCGACAAGCTGTTTGAACAGTGA
- a CDS encoding TlpA family protein disulfide reductase → MSINLGPFALPLEPLLLFGCALLGILVASVLARKKAGSVTDPLLMMLLFGLVIGRIVFVIKFADQYDSFWQMLDFRDRGVDWVSGTIAMALFLLWQIKRLPQQRIALFGGAFSILLFFSVTSLLMNVGREQLSIPDIALEQLDGEQISLVQVAENNITVVNLWASWCPPCQREMPAFEKSAQQYPDIRFVMLNQQESAAKVNDFLADNKLTFEHVLLDKTGKVADTFDAYGLPVTLYFDQQGTLVDSHMGEVSAASLSATLERLSK, encoded by the coding sequence ATGTCGATTAATCTCGGACCCTTTGCTTTACCTCTCGAGCCGTTATTGTTGTTTGGCTGTGCTCTTTTGGGAATATTGGTGGCCTCTGTTCTGGCCAGAAAAAAAGCAGGCTCGGTCACCGATCCGTTATTAATGATGCTGTTATTCGGTCTGGTCATCGGACGCATCGTGTTTGTCATTAAATTTGCCGATCAATACGACTCTTTCTGGCAGATGCTCGATTTTCGCGATCGGGGGGTGGACTGGGTGTCCGGCACGATAGCAATGGCACTGTTTCTGTTATGGCAAATCAAACGCCTGCCACAGCAACGTATCGCCTTGTTCGGTGGAGCCTTCTCGATTTTGCTGTTTTTCTCGGTAACGTCCTTATTAATGAATGTCGGACGTGAACAGCTTTCAATACCCGACATTGCTTTGGAACAATTGGACGGCGAGCAGATTTCGCTGGTTCAAGTTGCTGAAAATAACATTACCGTGGTGAATTTATGGGCAAGTTGGTGCCCACCTTGTCAACGTGAAATGCCTGCCTTTGAAAAGTCAGCACAACAGTATCCTGATATCCGCTTTGTCATGCTTAATCAACAAGAGTCCGCTGCAAAAGTTAATGACTTTCTGGCTGATAATAAGCTGACATTTGAACACGTGCTGCTTGATAAAACCGGCAAAGTCGCCGATACATTTGATGCCTATGGGTTGCCAGTGACGCTGTATTTTGATCAACAGGGCACTCTGGTTGACAGCCATATGGGGGAAGTATCCGCGGCATCGTTAAGCGCTACATTAGAACGCCTCTCAAAGTAA
- a CDS encoding MGMT family protein — MKNRHNLDQIIWQVVAAIPPGKVMTYGQVAKLCGYPGYARYVGSTLKKLPDDSTLPWHRVINAKGKISFPPESESYQKQKYLLQKEGVLMVGSRIKLMDYAWRE; from the coding sequence ATGAAAAACAGGCACAACCTGGATCAAATTATCTGGCAAGTGGTTGCGGCTATTCCTCCTGGCAAAGTCATGACCTATGGTCAGGTAGCTAAGCTATGCGGTTATCCTGGCTATGCGCGGTATGTGGGAAGCACGTTGAAAAAATTGCCGGATGATTCCACGTTGCCATGGCATCGGGTGATTAATGCCAAAGGCAAAATTTCTTTCCCGCCAGAAAGTGAGTCATACCAGAAGCAGAAGTATTTACTCCAAAAAGAAGGTGTTTTGATGGTGGGTAGCCGTATAAAGCTAATGGATTATGCTTGGAGGGAATAA
- the alaC gene encoding alanine transaminase gives MNDEFPRIKRLPPYVFNIVNDLKAKARARGEDIIDFGMGNPDKPAPAHIVEKLVEAAQRPDTHRYSVSRGIPRLRKAICDWYQRKYDVTLDPDSETIVTIGSKEGLAHLALATVGPGDAVLVPNPAYPIHPYGFVIAGADIRHVPLTPDVDFFAELEKSVKDSWPKPKMLVLNFPGNPTTQCVDLEFFQRVVDFAKEHQIWVIHDLAYGEITFDGYKAPSILQIPGAKDVAVEFYTLSKTYNMPGWRVGFMSGNPTLVAALARMKSYLDYGMFTPIQVAAITALDGPQECVAEIVETYKQRRDVLCDGLNSIGWPVEKPKATMFVWAKIPEQFREMGSLEFSKKLLKEAKVAVSPGIGFGEYGDDYVRFGLIENQHRTRQAIRGIRDMMKKR, from the coding sequence TTGAACGACGAATTTCCCAGAATAAAGCGTCTTCCGCCATACGTTTTCAACATTGTAAATGATTTGAAGGCAAAAGCGCGTGCGCGCGGCGAAGATATTATCGACTTTGGCATGGGGAATCCGGATAAACCGGCACCAGCGCACATTGTTGAAAAACTCGTCGAAGCAGCCCAGCGTCCTGATACCCACCGATATTCTGTTTCCAGAGGTATTCCACGTCTGCGAAAAGCGATTTGTGACTGGTATCAGCGTAAATATGATGTGACACTGGACCCTGATTCCGAAACCATCGTCACCATTGGTTCAAAAGAAGGTCTGGCGCATTTGGCGCTGGCAACGGTGGGCCCAGGTGATGCGGTATTAGTGCCAAACCCGGCTTATCCGATTCATCCATACGGTTTTGTCATTGCTGGCGCGGATATTCGTCATGTTCCGCTAACACCGGATGTTGATTTTTTTGCCGAGCTGGAAAAGTCGGTTAAAGATTCCTGGCCAAAACCCAAAATGCTGGTACTGAATTTCCCAGGCAATCCAACCACTCAGTGCGTAGATCTGGAATTCTTCCAACGGGTTGTTGATTTTGCCAAAGAGCATCAGATTTGGGTTATTCATGATTTGGCGTATGGTGAGATCACCTTTGATGGCTATAAAGCGCCTTCAATTTTGCAAATCCCTGGCGCAAAAGACGTTGCGGTTGAGTTTTATACCTTATCCAAAACCTACAATATGCCAGGCTGGCGCGTAGGCTTCATGTCAGGCAATCCAACATTAGTTGCGGCATTGGCACGTATGAAATCTTATCTGGATTACGGCATGTTTACGCCGATTCAGGTGGCAGCCATTACGGCTCTGGATGGTCCACAGGAGTGTGTGGCAGAAATCGTCGAAACCTATAAACAGCGTCGTGACGTATTATGTGACGGGTTGAATTCGATTGGCTGGCCAGTGGAAAAGCCGAAAGCGACCATGTTCGTCTGGGCCAAGATACCAGAACAATTTCGTGAAATGGGGTCATTGGAGTTCAGTAAAAAATTACTTAAAGAAGCTAAAGTCGCCGTATCGCCAGGCATCGGTTTTGGGGAATATGGCGATGATTATGTACGTTTCGGACTGATTGAAAATCAGCACCGTACCCGGCAGGCTATCCGCGGTATCCGCGACATGATGAAAAAACGTTAG
- a CDS encoding NADH:flavin oxidoreductase/NADH oxidase: MTALFTEFSLKDVTLRNRIAVPPMCQYSADDGHTNDWHLAHYTQLARGGAGLVIVEATAVSPEGRITPGCTGIWNDAQAEGMAKIASAIKKAGACAGIQIAHAGRKASANRPWEGDDHLADSDPQSWQTIAPSAVAFGANLPKVPQAMTLEDIERVKADFVAAAKRAKKAGFEWLELHFAHGYLAQSFFSVHSNQRDDQYGGDLAGRSRFLLETLQAVREVWPENLPLTARFGVIEYDGRDEETLSESIHLTQQFKQSGLDMLSVSMGFSTPDANIPWGPALLAPIAERVRLEADIPVASAWGIDEPNTVNQVITDQQMDLVMVGRAHLANPHWPYHAAKILKFDDPAWVLPAPYAHWLSRYHAPDS; this comes from the coding sequence ATGACAGCATTGTTTACTGAGTTTTCACTGAAAGATGTGACGTTACGCAATCGTATTGCGGTTCCACCAATGTGCCAATACAGCGCAGATGATGGCCATACCAATGATTGGCATCTGGCGCATTACACGCAATTAGCACGCGGTGGTGCGGGGCTGGTGATTGTGGAAGCGACGGCAGTCAGCCCTGAAGGAAGAATTACCCCAGGATGCACTGGCATTTGGAATGACGCCCAGGCTGAAGGCATGGCAAAAATTGCTTCGGCCATTAAAAAAGCCGGTGCCTGTGCCGGTATTCAGATTGCACATGCTGGTCGTAAAGCCAGCGCTAATCGTCCTTGGGAAGGCGATGATCATCTTGCTGACAGTGACCCACAAAGTTGGCAAACCATCGCGCCATCTGCTGTGGCATTTGGTGCCAATTTGCCGAAAGTACCTCAGGCTATGACGCTTGAAGATATTGAACGGGTTAAGGCTGACTTTGTGGCTGCTGCCAAGCGCGCCAAAAAAGCTGGATTTGAATGGCTGGAACTGCATTTTGCTCATGGCTATCTGGCACAAAGCTTTTTTTCAGTACATTCCAATCAACGTGACGATCAATATGGTGGCGATTTGGCCGGTCGTAGCCGATTCTTATTGGAAACGTTACAGGCCGTGCGCGAAGTCTGGCCGGAAAATCTGCCATTAACCGCCCGCTTTGGAGTGATTGAATATGATGGTCGTGATGAAGAAACATTAAGTGAGTCAATTCATTTGACCCAACAATTTAAACAATCCGGTCTGGATATGCTCAGCGTCAGTATGGGGTTTTCTACTCCCGATGCGAATATTCCCTGGGGACCGGCTTTGTTAGCACCCATTGCGGAACGCGTGCGTCTTGAAGCTGACATTCCAGTCGCGTCTGCCTGGGGAATTGATGAACCAAACACGGTGAACCAGGTTATTACTGATCAACAAATGGATTTAGTGATGGTGGGACGTGCTCATTTAGCCAATCCGCATTGGCCGTACCATGCTGCTAAAATTTTAAAATTTGACGATCCTGCCTGGGTATTACCTGCTCCTTATGCACATTGGTTATCGCGGTATCATGCTCCAGATAGCTAA